In Desulfovibrio aminophilus, the sequence GGAACGCCCCCCTACCCCCGCACCAGCTCGCGCACGGCCCGGGCCACGGCCTCGGCCGAGGGCTTGTAGAAGGCCTCCTGCGGCGGGGTGAAGGGCACCGGGATGTCCGGGGCCGCGACGCGGCGCGGCGGGGCCTTCAGTTCGCCGTGGCAGGCCTCGGCCACCGTGGCCACCAGCTCCGCGCCGAAGCCGCAGAAACGCGTGGCGTCGTGCAGGGCCAGGAACCGGCCGGTCCGGCGCACCGAGGCCAGCACCGTGGCCGTGTCCAGGGGCAGCAGGCTGCGCAGGTCCACGACCTCCAGGGACAGCCCCTCCTCGGCCAGCATCTCGGCGGCCTTGAGCGCCACGTGCACCGCCCCGCCATAGGTCGCCAGGGTGGCGTCCGCGCCCAGCCGGGCGATGCGGGCCTTGCCCAGGGGCACGCGCTGGTCGCCCTCGGGCGCCTCGGCGTGGATGCTCCAGTAGAGCGGCATCTCCTCGATCACCACCACGGGGTCGGGGTCGAAGATGGCCGAGAGGAGCAGGCCCTTGGCGTCCGCCGGGGTGGAGGGATAGGCGACCTTCAGCCCGGGCACGTGGGCCAGCCAGGCCTCCAGGTAGTGCGAGTGCTGGCAGCCAGCCGAGAACGCGCCGGACTTGACCCGCACGGTGAGCGGGAAGTTCGACAGCCCGCCGCTCAGGTAGCGCAGCTTGGCCGCGTGGTTCACGATCATGTCCGAGGCCAGGGTGATGAAGGGGAAGAACATCACCTCCACCACGGGCTTGAGGCCCATGCAGCTCGCGCCCACGGCCAGCCCGGCGATGGCGGCCTCGCTCACCGGCGTGTCGCGCACCCGCTCCGGGCCGAAGCGCTCCAGCAGCCCGAAGGTCGGCAGGTGCGGGTTGACGTGGATGGAGGCGCCGACGCCCTCGCCCGCCAGAAACACGTTCGCGTCCATCTCCAGGGCCAGGCCCAGGGCCTCGGCCACGGCCTGTCCCATGCTCTTCACGGCCATGTCTCAGACCTCCCGCGCGATGGGGTTGGCGTACACGTGCTCCAGGGCCTCCTCGGGCGGCGGATAGGGGCTCGCGTCGGCAAAGGCCACGGCCGCGTCCACGATGCCGGAGGCGTGCACGGCCAGGGGCTCCACGGCGTCCAACAGGCCGTCGCGGCGCAGGACCTCGGCGTACCGGACGATGGGGTCGCGCCCGGCCCA encodes:
- a CDS encoding alpha-ketoacid dehydrogenase subunit beta, giving the protein MAVKSMGQAVAEALGLALEMDANVFLAGEGVGASIHVNPHLPTFGLLERFGPERVRDTPVSEAAIAGLAVGASCMGLKPVVEVMFFPFITLASDMIVNHAAKLRYLSGGLSNFPLTVRVKSGAFSAGCQHSHYLEAWLAHVPGLKVAYPSTPADAKGLLLSAIFDPDPVVVIEEMPLYWSIHAEAPEGDQRVPLGKARIARLGADATLATYGGAVHVALKAAEMLAEEGLSLEVVDLRSLLPLDTATVLASVRRTGRFLALHDATRFCGFGAELVATVAEACHGELKAPPRRVAAPDIPVPFTPPQEAFYKPSAEAVARAVRELVRG